The Candidatus Zixiibacteriota bacterium genome includes a window with the following:
- a CDS encoding class I SAM-dependent methyltransferase produces the protein MQAYRAEFARVYNARWGGYVAQVAPLLHEFYSTISSDSPNKTLLDLCCGTGQLAAYFLKEGYRVVGLDLSEHMLRFAEENTRSYIEAGSARFIKADAADFAVDERFGLVVSTYDSLNHLANEEALTGCFRCVRGICDGWFIFDLNTRRGLKQWNNINVHDGKDDTLIITRGVYDGQGDRAWTTITGFVKDSDGRFRRFDETVYNTAFDMMRVRQALYDTGWENIYFARMQALSIPLADPEQEGRVFVIAR, from the coding sequence GTGCAGGCATACCGTGCTGAATTCGCTCGCGTTTACAACGCCCGATGGGGTGGCTATGTAGCGCAGGTTGCCCCGTTACTTCACGAATTTTATTCCACTATTTCCAGCGACAGTCCCAACAAGACGTTGCTGGACCTCTGTTGCGGCACCGGTCAGTTAGCGGCATATTTTTTGAAAGAGGGGTATCGGGTGGTCGGACTGGATCTGTCCGAGCACATGCTTCGGTTTGCCGAGGAAAACACCCGCTCGTACATTGAAGCCGGCTCGGCTCGATTTATCAAAGCTGATGCTGCCGATTTTGCCGTTGACGAACGATTCGGCCTGGTGGTCTCGACCTATGACTCACTCAATCATCTCGCGAACGAAGAGGCTCTGACCGGTTGTTTCCGGTGCGTCAGGGGGATTTGTGACGGTTGGTTCATCTTCGATCTCAACACACGACGCGGACTTAAACAATGGAACAATATCAACGTTCACGATGGAAAAGACGACACCCTTATCATTACACGCGGTGTTTACGACGGGCAGGGTGATCGTGCCTGGACCACGATCACGGGATTCGTGAAGGATTCCGACGGGCGATTCCGGCGGTTTGACGAAACCGTGTACAATACGGCTTTCGACATGATGCGGGTACGACAGGCATTGTATGACACCGGTTGGGAAAATATCTATTTCGCTCGCATGCAGGCCTTGTCGATCCCGCTGGCCGATCCCGAACAAGAGGGGCGAGTATTCGTGATTGCTCGGTAA